Within Natator depressus isolate rNatDep1 chromosome 6, rNatDep2.hap1, whole genome shotgun sequence, the genomic segment gttccagaacttcactccaaCTCAACTCCGATGGTTAGATTAAGAAATGATACATTCTTAATGCCTTCTTACCTGCAGCTCTTCATTATCTAACAGCTCTCTACTTTTTCTCTGTAGAAAGACTGCTCTAGATTCTTCTCTTAATTTCTGCAGTAAGACTTCATCCTCAGCTGGTAGCTAAAAATATTACgatgttattatttgtattgcattcCTTAAGCCCCAATCATGATCAGGGTCCTATTTTGCTAGGTGTTCTACAAGCACATCAGAATACAAGTTTCTGTCTtacaaagagtttacagtctaatctGTAACAATATGCAATCTACCAAAAAATAGGACAGAAGGAAGGGGTATGTTTTTATCATGTATTATATAAATCCTAAATATTTCCATAGTGatattataaactttgtaatatGAACTGGAGTTATGTTTGCTATGGAGCCAAAACCACTGCAAGATCTTAGTTTCTAATCTCATGAAAGACAAACAACTGCAAAATGTCTCAAGTCACTGTCTCCTGTTACTTCTTGGTTTATAGCCCAACTTTGATTGATGCATAAAAATACCTTTTCATATCTTTTGCATGGTATAACTATTGCCAAACATCTGACACTGAACAATATTCTGGTCAATGTAACCTAAAATCCTTAATATAGTTCCTGTGAATTTACAAGCATTTTCAATGTGTAAATTTCATATTGCTGCTTCATTAAGTACTTTTGCCAAACAGTACCCTCAGATGTGTGCCATGGATGTTACTAGAACCTGAGGATGTATGGGATGTCAGTGCAATCTATATTTCAGTAAGAGCATCTTCAATCCCCAGCAATACTGTAATTAGGAAGATACTATTTTATATAATGGATACATATGTGAAAAAGTAGATCAAAATAGTTTTTACTGATTACTTAAAGGTCTAGGACAGagaattctatttttattgtAAGGTTAATAATTCTTATTTCATTTTCTGGTaactttttcccccctgctttcAAGTTTATTACCTTTGGTAGGAAAAAAAGTATTAATTACTACTTTGCATTGaagagtctgattttttttttcaaataatgaaGGGCTTCAAGAAAACTAACACAAATACAAGGCTGACATGAGCATTCTATGCTATAATACGAAGGGCTACTGTCAAAAAAACGTGGCTCTGGACTGACCACTGGTTTCTTTCTTACAGAGGTGAAGTGCTTGACCAACTCCTTCTGTTGGATAATATAAGCAACAACTCTACCCTTAGTCTACAAGACCAGTGACCCATCCTTTTGGCAAAATGAGTATCTTATTCATGGCTAATGAGACAGGAAtgcagaaaataaaatagaaaaggtGGTTTCCAGATCACAGGGCTTGATATGACATTGTCATAGGGAGAGAGCGCTCAATCATTCATCCAAGAAAGGTTGGGAAgtgtagagaaaaaaaaatcacacaatagGCTGTTGTGACAAATGTATAACTATTGTCAAACTAATTGTGTGACACCTTCTGCAAATGCTCAGGAAACTAGGTAGGGACTTCACGATACTGGCATTCCAGGGTCATGAATTGCGTGTAAAGGTTGGAAAAGATGGGAAGGAGGCTTTCAAGTtttgaaaagagagaaaatacatattttatgttGCTCCATGGCTAACCCAATTAACCAATTGTCTACAGCATTAGCAAACTATTTCATGGGTTAATAAGATCCTCCTCAGCAGCTGTATGAGATTCGTTAAATCCACAACTAGAAGTGAAAAACACTCATAACACAGCTCTCTCAAATTCTGACCCAATGTAGCTTTTGCTACTAAAATGCCAGTATTAAATAGGTAAAGATTTTCTGCTTTGAGTGGTATATTCTTAGGTTTAAGTAGCTCTCGATATACCACTTACCCTGTAATAAAACCGTGGTATATTCATGTAGGATGTATTAAcgctttttcttcctcctttccatTCCATGTAGTATTTTGTAAACAACTCCATTTCTTCATCCTTTAGCTCTTGTTCACTTTTTTTAGCTGCTTAACACAAAACAGAATATCTTACATTTTACCCCCAGGTAGACTGATTTTAACAAAGTGTTCGGTTAAAGGAAATCCATTTTGCTTttataaaattgcattttttaacCACCAGTGTCACTATAATCTGTATAATCCGCAGAGGGCATCAAGTAAAAAGCATAAATGCCTGAAAAACAGCAGGCATACTCATGTTTGTCTGCTCCCTAAAGGCTTGCAGAAGACCCTCTCCGCTAACACCATGTGGTTGGAAAGCTTTGAGTGGAAgagggcagggctgtggctggcaaAGGCAGGGAGCAGCAAGTTCTCTGGTGCTAAGTGTTTAAATGTAATTCTGCTACAGCACTAAGTCACCTCTGAGTCTTAATATGCATTCACAAGGAAGGCCTCTGGGGCAACGACTCCCTCAAGAGTAGCACTACTACTGGATGAGGCAAAGTAGGTGCAGGCTCCTACCATAGATGACCCAGAATCTGTGTGGCTGGCTTGGAGCCCAATTTCCCTGCAGATGCACATGTTCCTTAGGGTTTCAGGATCCTGTTTGTTGCACCATAAAGTGAAAGTCAAGGTtcttgtgtttttttcccctcacaggaATAGTGCATGTTCTACATTTGCATTTAGCATAACTTTCTGCACATATCTAACTAAAGATTAATGAAAGCTTAGCAGTTGCTAAAAcatatttatattaatttaatCTATAATTTTTGCATTTACTATTTGTAGAAATTATAGATTCACTATCATGAAAAACTTGGCTTCAACCCCCACTTGTCTTTTGGGCTAGGActatttctccctctctcttcatATCATTAATTGAAGAGAAATTACTGCTGTACATTGCAcatgtatttctttttaattaaagtttgtgTAGAACTAAGGGGGCTCCACTCCATTCCCATGCAGTATTTAAGCAAAGTTCAAAGTGTCAGAAACTATCTCTGGACATGTCTAAGTAATTGCTAATAGAGTTGTAAAATCTGATCTTTGAAGAAAACTGTAAGAATACCAACGTCCTCACTAATGTGAATTGGAAATAAAAAGCACTACATTTTATTCAGTTACAACTAAATAAAAGTACATATCACTACACATTTATTTGAATTTATTCTTAATACAAAAGGTATGCAAATATACTAATTAGGCACTAAGATACCACAGCAAGGGGCTGGGTATATGTGCCTGAATACATTAGATAGGCATATCTCCTTGTCTATCAAAGATACCAACGAAGCTGAGGTCCTTGATATAAACAAAGGTTTGTCACTATTGTTCTAAAACCGATTCTGTGGCCGTAAAAAGCCTGCAAGTTGTTCCTAGGATTCATGCAATAGTTGAAGCTACTTTCTACTTGGGGCCAAGTGTTTTTTTGAAAGTCATTTCTTTAGCCTGCATCAGTCAGTGATATGGTatcgatttcactgtacacacttTAACAGTATATTGTGGTGGGGAGCGAAAGAAAACATTACAAGCATACAGTGCAGACCCAAAAGCACTTGGACTTGGAATTTGCCTTCCCATCACCCTAGCACGCTCTGTCACTGACATGCAACGTAAAACATCCTATGGGTTGCATCATTTTCAGCAGGAATGTTTTATGTGTCAAAGACGAGGGGGCTTTTTTAAACGCAAAGAGCTGAAATGCGGAACGTGTGAGACCTTAGCTCTAGCTCCAGGTGTGGGCCTCGCAGTCCTGGAGGcatctaataaattggttagtctctaaggtgccactagtactcctttttctttttgcaaatacagactaacacggctgctactctgaaacctgtcaaatggGCACAGAGAGCTCCAGTGGGGCTACACTAGACCTTCAGATGTGGTAGGTAGCAAATGTTAGCTAATGCCACACCTTAGACGAGGCCTGTGTGACCTCACCCCGATCTGCAGGGATCGGGCTCCAGAGCCTGTTCAGGCTTTACCCCTACCCCCACTGAGGCAGCCTACCGGGGCGGGACTGGCACCGACTAGTCACGGTGGTTTGTCACAAGGACGCCCGTCTGCACAGGGCGCTGGGCTCACGGCACTGAGGGCCCGAACAGAGACAGTTTGGGAGCGGCTGGTTCCGGGCTGTCAGCACAGCCCCCGAGCTCCGCGCTGGATCGAGCCTAAGTCAGAGCCAGAGACGCTGCCGCCCTCTCTCTGTGGGACCCCGCCGCCTCTGCGCCCCCCTTCCCGCTCGCTCTATGTTTCCCGCGCACTCACGGCCGGTGCAGGCGGCCAGCCGGCCCCGCAACGCCTGCTTCCACTCCATGCCCCACAACGCCCCGCCCCAACGGCCACACAGCCGGGTTACTGTTCCTCCACCATGTAACCACCATGCTAGGTACGGGTACGAAGCTACTAAGGGCCCTGGCAATTACTTCCGACGCCTGCGACCTCTCCCATACACTTCGTACGTCCCCGGCCGACTAAAGCGACTGGCGCTGACACCCTGCCCGTAACCAATATGGCGGCCACGGCCAACTAAGGCCGCTTTACTGTGCTCTGCTCTCATTGGATCCCTGTGATCACATGCGTCACACGAGCCCGCAGTCTGGACCGTGCTGAGCCTCATACAGAGCCCTGATTGGCGGAGGGACCGTGGACAGAGAGCAAGTTCAGGGGAAAAGCTCTTCCCTATGGAGAGCGACTGGCCGGCGCGGCTCCGCCATTACGTGACCCGCCCCCTTCGGCTATGAGTGGCATCCTCCAGAGCCGCTCCGCGCTGCGATACTGACACCCGCAGCGTCTCGCCTGAGACAGGTCCGCATGGGGAAGGCAGCAAAGGCATGGCCCGCAATTGGACCACAGAGATTACATCCCCCGCCCGGTACGTGCTGCGCGCCCTGTACAGGCGGCCGGGttgcattgcatgctgggagctgtagttttcaGCGTGCGGGCAGCAGTCGTCACCGGGGCCGGGGCACGGGAGGTGTGCGCTGGGCTTCTGTGAGCTGCCCGAACCGTCGCTCCGCTGCCAGGGGTTGGTGGCTCCCACGGGCTCCCCGGGATACCGCTGAGTCCAAAGGAGGCCGCTGCCTGCGCTCTGACTCTGGATGCGGCTGAGCCGGCCCAGCTTGTGCGGGGGGTCTGAGCCCCGCGGCTCATCGCAGCGTCTCGGAGCGGCTCGGGGTGCACGTCCCGGGGGGCAGCGATCCTCTCCCAGGTCTGCGGAGAGGACGCGCACGTTGTGCTGTTGCCACAGGCCCAAGCACTCAGCCCTCACTAGTCAGGCCCAGATACTGTGAGACTGGCTTGTCAGCGTGAGGTTGGAAacgtgcagagctgctggagTTAGGAAGTTATTGCTGTGATGGTTTTGCCTTTGGGTGCCCAGGcttcacattttctagctagtCTCTATAATCGTGCTGGctagaagctttttttaaaagtgaaagctGAATCCCTTGCCTAATTACACCCCTTCAACAGTGGAGGCTTTAAGACATACACCAAATAGTGTGAAACttgtgataaaaatcacaagagttggcaacaaagGTCTCTCACAAGGATCTTTTCTGCCTCCTCCAAACGCATAAGAACAGTCATAATGGGtcaaaccagtggtccatctagcacgTGTATCCTGTCttgacaggggccaatgccaggtgcttcagcgggaatgaacagaacaggtaatcatcaaatgatgcATCCCCTGTTGCCCGTTCTGGCCCACACACCCCTTCTCTTATGGTTACACTTGCTGGATCCCAGCTATCACTATCCTTTGTGTACTTTTTAGGAAATAATAGCTTACTGGGAGGTGCCCATATTAAAAAACTTGCTTGCAGAATGGTATTGTCTCCCTCCTGAGCTATGGTTATCACTGGGAAAGcaggttttgtttaaatggtgaGAAAAATTAATCGTCCTTTATGTTTGCAGCATGTGAATGCCTGCCTTCCCGGATGTTTATCACAAGCTATAAGTCATGAGGGAGCTTTGGTAGAAGTCCCATGTTAAAATACTGGCAGTTTATCATTGGCTTTTAGGTAAGCAAATTTTGGGTGCCAGACCATAAGATAGGTTAGGTAGGTCACTTTTTTGGTTGTAAAAATGTAAACTGAATTGTAATGTTGAAGTTACTACTCTGGAGATGTAAGTACTAATAGTGTATTGTTTGTGTTCTGTTTTCTGTAGGTAATTTCCTGATCTGATTTGGATGAAAGCGGCAGAACAGCTCTTAGTTCTTAGGAAGTTCACATCGCTGCTCCCCATTTTTATAGCATATATTTATGATAAACCTTAAACAGCCTCAGCCGTTGGGCAGGCTTGACACCCCTTAAGACTTTTACTGTAAACTTCCTCACACAAACTTTACTTCCCACTAGATCTCTCCTGGGGAGTGTTCCCAGTATATGCATTCTCCTTATCATGGCTTTCTTCCGTCCCACTAGCTTCTTGGGTTTGCAGACTTTGGGGAAATACCACATGTTTTGGCCTGTTCCAAGGCACCAACAGCTGTTTGCTGTCATCTTCCATCTTCCGAACAGGGAACATgttaaatgtttcccttttactACCACTTCTCCATCTGCAATACCAGTGGATCCCAAAGCAACTCATATGCTCTCTACTAAGACCAGGTCTGAAGGTAGAAatggagaggaaagggagggcAGAGACAGAACAGACACCTCTTCTCCTCATCCTTTTTCCCTGTTCTCTGCTGGAGCTGCCAAGAGGAGATCAAAGAATCAAGAGGAACTGCTCATGATATCTAAAAAGAATGGTATCCGGCCACCAGAAAAACCTTTGAGTGTGGCGGAATGGGAAGAGCTGAGGGGAGAATTTAAGGGAATTAGCAAGTTTGAAGATGTAATGCTAGAGCAAATGATCAAATGCAACAGCTCCATAGATGTGGCCAAGTCCTTGTTGTCTATGGTGGCAATGAGAAAAGGTGACATCAGTTATAATTTATTGGTCAAGTACCTGGCTCTGTGTGTCCGGCAGGAGCAGATGGCAGAAGTTTATGATGTCTATGATATAATGAAAGTCAGATTTAAGACTTTAGAAACGGGGGCCTACAGCCTTCTGATCAAGGGGCTGAATGGTTCCGATCGGTGGAGAGAGGCCTTGTTGCTACTGGAAGAGATAAAAAAAGTCATGACCCCATCAAAAGGGAACTATGGAGATTGTATCAAAGGGGCCCTCAATAACCAAGAAATAAACTTGGCATGTGAACTGTATCATGAAATGCTGGCTAAGGATTTGATACCAAACTTGGATACGCTGCAAGTCTTTTTTGATACTGGCAAATGTGTGAAGGATAATCAGTTAAAAAGTGAACTCTTAGGAATTCTCTTGTATCTGAGAGAAAATCAACTATATCCTGGAGAAGCTCTTATGCAAAGCATAAAGCTATGGTTTGAAAGGTAAATATTATTTCAAAAGCTGTTACTGGTTAATGGGAATTGACTCTGTGATCCATTAAGACCGTAGTCCAAAAGCCAGTATAAATCCCtgaaaccttttatcattttatgttgtttttcctttttttttaaaagcactgtcATAATCTCTTTATTTCTACTGTAAGTAGAAAATTTTGCCAGGTCTGGATTTCCTATCACAATTTTTTAccttttcattttgcatttttcGTATAGGGTATAGGTGTAGCATATTCTAATGAGTCCCACATATTTGTCTTCACCAGTTCTCATCCTTGGTTTGTTATGTTTGATAGCAAATACTGAACGTTGATGAGTGTCAGAATTGCCTCTGATGTACTAGGGGAGAGAAGTGGTAAATTGTACAAAATTGAGACAGTTTTCCTCTCTGGTACAAGAAAATAGCAAATGCCATGAGAAAACAAATTCTGGCTCATTCCTTCTAATATGTGTTGGCTCAGAGGGTAACCAGAGTAATTTCAGTAGAAGGCCCTGAAATCAGCAGATGTTAGTACACAAGAATGAGATCTGTACACACAAGAATGAGATCTGTTGAATAAGAAAGTGCTGTTTTTGCATAATTGCTTCTCAGAGCAgaactgtaatttaaaaaaaaatcatattagtGGGAATAAAAGAGGACAGCCTCATCATATTTTGGTCAGGGGGAAAGCCTGCTCATGTACAGAGTTGAGTTGGTGGGAGGAAGGGTAATAGGGtttcctgttttctcttttctttcaagACAGCTAAAGAACCTCATATATCATTGTGGACAATGCAGTGTAGTGATGTGTGTGTTGGCACTGTGATGATGCAGTGTCAAAAGGTCCCAATGCAAGCATTGCAGAGTCGAGTTGCAGTGACTTTGTGTGGGATCCATAAAGAGACTTAGGCCTTGTAATGCTTAATGTCACAGTGCCTAATGTCTAGGCACAGGAACAACATGGTGATCCACGAAACCGAGTTATTTGCCTAGGCTCCCTATtcagtgaatggggagagatggtCACCTAAGAAGTGCAATCCATAAAAGCCAGCACTGGACGGAGGGCTAGTCAACAAtggcaatgttaaagcactgctgcggcagcactttaatgtggctCGTGTGGTCGCGGCAGAGTGCTGGGAGACACCTCTCCCAGCGTTCTAGAAAAACCActtccacgaggggcgtagctcccagcgctggggcactgtctacactggcgctttacagcaccGAAACTTGCTA encodes:
- the PRORP gene encoding mitochondrial ribonuclease P catalytic subunit produces the protein MAFFRPTSFLGLQTLGKYHMFWPVPRHQQLFAVIFHLPNREHVKCFPFTTTSPSAIPVDPKATHMLSTKTRSEGRNGEEREGRDRTDTSSPHPFSLFSAGAAKRRSKNQEELLMISKKNGIRPPEKPLSVAEWEELRGEFKGISKFEDVMLEQMIKCNSSIDVAKSLLSMVAMRKGDISYNLLVKYLALCVRQEQMAEVYDVYDIMKVRFKTLETGAYSLLIKGLNGSDRWREALLLLEEIKKVMTPSKGNYGDCIKGALNNQEINLACELYHEMLAKDLIPNLDTLQVFFDTGKCVKDNQLKSELLGILLYLRENQLYPGEALMQSIKLWFESIPGEKWEGHLTTIKNSGKCPVCSQNLESINLSQEEYNALKEKIMKDVIQGTDTFRKTTPQELEEFQNFVENHPPYDIVIDGLNVANVSNKRNQSQTLLDVVFHLAQQNLRLLVLGRKHMLTGSHSWKRHIVAAMQKKADFFFAENVSEDDPFLLYATLHSGSHCKFLTRDLLRDHKACIPDNLTRHLFFKWQRGHQMVLSHYWPGKRIKFQPILTYDTVVQTTGYTWHIPYDEQLVERYSYEVPTKWLCLQRK